From the Vicingaceae bacterium genome, the window ACATTGGTAATGACAGAAACACCAAAGCAATTCCACCCCAGATATTTTCCCATAATAACCTCATAAGTAGAAGACATTCCTACCGCATCTGCTTCAAAAAATTTTATCATCTTATATTCGGCTATCGTTTCGTATGTCGGGCCCTGCCAAGAAAAATAAACTCCTTGATGCAATGGCACGATAGATGTTTCGTGGGCAATTTGTATCGCTTTATCAATTAACTGCCGTGAATATGGCAAAGACATATCAGGGAACCTAGGTCCCAACGCATCATCATTTTTTCCTCTGAGTGGATTATCCGGAAAAAAATGAATATGATCCTTGATAATCATTATATCACCCGGTTTGTACGCAGGATTGATTCCACCGGCAGCATTTGAAATCAACAGATTTTTTATGCCAAATTGATGCAATACTTTCAAGGGATAAACGGCAGTAGAAAGATCATAACCTTCATAATAATGGAACCTTCCTTGCAAAATAATCAAATGTTTATTTTGAATTTTGGCTACAATTAAATTCCCCCCATGACCTTCAACCGTGACTTGAGGGAAATTAGGAATTTTTTTATATGGAATCGATTCTAGAATTTCAACTTGTTGCACAAAACCTCCTAAACCCGATCCTAAAACGACCAGGGCATCAGGAGTGTTTTGTATATATTTCCGCAGAAAAGTTTCAGTTTCTAAAATTTTTGACATGCTGCAAAATTTGTTGATCAAATTTTTGATGATAATTTTCAGGAAATACAGTTGTAGTTGAATAATAAATCACAGGATAATTAATTAACCTTTCTTTTAATTCCGGTTCATTTAACCGCATGATATCTTTTTCTGTAGTCACAATCACTTTTTTCGGAGAATAGTGATCGTTAAATTTTTTTATCACTTTCTGTAAGTCACTTTCCTTAAACAAATGATGGTCGGAAAATTCAAAGTGAATGACATCGCGAAAAATATTTTTTAAAAAATAAAAATAATTTTCGGGATTGGCTATTCCGGTCAATAAAATGGCAGTATATCCGGACAAGTCGCTTTTTATTAACTCTTCTGCACTTTTATTAAAGGGAAATGGTCCGATATGGTCTATTCGTGAGAAATAAATATCTTTTGGAAAATTAAGTTCATTTTTGATTCTTTTTTCATCAATCGGAGACAATACCACGGGAATCTTGGTAACAATCACCATGTCGGCACGATTTGCTGCAGATGGCCATTCTCTCAGATTTCCGGCTGGCAGTAACAGATCTTGTTTATACAATTTGCTGTAATCGGTCAATAAAATATTTAAAGATCCTCTCACACGGCGATGTTGAAATGCATCATCCAACACAAATACATCCACCTCAGGATGTTCTTTCATGATTTTTTCAATGCCATGAACTCGATCAATATCCACAGCCACAATTGCCTCCGGAAACTTTCTTTTTATTTGAAGGGGCTCATCTCCTACTTCTTTTGGAGTGGAATTTTCATTTACATAACGAAAAACAGTAGTAATTCTACCATATCCCCTGCTTAAAACAGCAACTTTAAAATGATTCTTTATCAATAATTCAGAAATATATTCTACATGTGGCGTTTTACCTGTTCCTCCTACCGAAAGGTTGCCAACCACTATCACCGGTTTTCGGAAATAGTATGATTTCAACACATTGGTATCATAAAGCAAATTTCTCACCCAAACCCCAACTCCATAAAACAAAGAAAAAGGGTATAAAATTTTGCGCCATGAACCCATCTTTACAATATTCTTTCAAATTTTTGCTAAAATAAAAAAAAATCCATTCTTAATTCTTTCAACCATTCAAAATAATAAAATTAAACTCATTGACAAGCGTTTTTTGATTCGTATGGATTAAAACTCAATTTTTTGTATTAAAATAGTTGGCAACCATTGATCATTCATTGTCCCAACCTTTGAAATTGACATCTGCTTACTTGATTTGCTCATACAACATAAACAAAGCCAATTTGGCTGCACGCCGTATGTTGGTCAGACGGTCTCCTTTTAAATGCAACAACTTGGTCACAACCTTTTCAGGTGTAGCGCATGCAAGCCAAACTGTTCCTACCGGTTTTCCCGGAGTAGCTCCTCCCGGGCCGGCAATACCTGTTGTCGAGAGTGCATAATCGGTTTTGTTCAGTTCTTTCACCCCCTTGGCCATTTCTATTGCAACAACCTCGCTGACTGCTCCATAATTTTTCAAACTATTTTCAGAAACATTAATTACACTCATTTTTACTTCATTGGAATAACTGACTACTGACCCCATAAAATAATCGGAACTTCCGGGAATACTCGTAATCAAATGACTTAAATAACCTCCCGTGCAACTCTCGGCACAAGATAACGTTTGCTTTTTGTTCCTTAAAATTTTTCCGATTACTTCTTGAATGGTTTCATCTTCCAACGAATAAATTTTATCTTTTAAAATATGCTTCAACTCCTCTATTTTCTGATTGATGGATTTCTTGACGTCATAAGATAAATTTTTGTTGACAAAAGCACTTAATCTAAGTTTTACTTCGCCAAAAGACGGCAAATATGCCAAAGACAGAAATTCCGGCAACGACTTTTCCCAATCTTGAATCATTTCAGCCAGCACCGATTCCGGAATACCATAGGTACAAACTGTTTGATGTATGATTGCCATATCGCTCAACGTAGACAAATGATCAATCACTTGCACCATCATTTGTTGCATTTCTGCGGGAACTCCCGGCAACAAAAAAACATGCTTGTCATTCACATGAAAATACACACCCGGCGCAGTTCCCAGATAGTTCCATAGAACTTTTGCATTCTCAGGAAACAATGCCTGTCTCCGGTTAAATTTGTTGAGTGGCAAACCTCTACTGACATATTTTTCAGTGATAAAATCTAATATTTCTTGATTAATCAATAGTTTTTGATGAAAATATTCTGCAATACTTTCTAAAGTTTTGTCATCCGATGTAGGACCCAATCCCCCGGTAGTGATTATTATATCGGCTTTTTGGAGACAATCATGTAATGTATTTTTAATTATATCTTTTTGATCACCAATCGTTCTTTTTTCAATCACTTTTACACCTATTTTGTTTAATTCGCTGGAAATAAATGTGGAATTTGTATCAGTAGTCTGTCCAATCAATATTTCATCACCAATGGCAATAATAATTGCTTTCATAACAAATATTTTGCATGAATTTTGTAATGTTGCAAATTAACATGAAAATATAGTGAAATGAAAAAAAATTTGATCAGTTTGGTTTTGATATCCATATTCTGCTTTTCCTGCAGTGAGATTCAAAATGTAGTAAATAACTTGCCGGTTGAAACCAAACCTCAACCATTAACAAATGAAGAAGTGATAAAAGGATTAAAAGAAGCATTAAAAGTAGGGACAGACAGTGCCGTAGCCCGAACCTCCAAAATAGATGGTTTTTATAAAAACCCGTTAATTTTTATTCCATTTCCACCGGAAGCCGAAAAAATGAAAAACAAATTGATTGAACTTGGCTTTGAAGAACAAGTGAATAAATTTGTGGAAACTCTAAACAGAGGAGCCGAACTGGCAGCCAAACAAGCAGCACCAATTTTTGTGGATGCAATAATCAACATGAGTATTCAAGACGGCTTTGCTATTTTAAATGGAGGTGAGAATGCTGCCACAAATTTTCTTAGAGAAAAAACAACAGATCAATTAAAAGCCAAATTTCGTCCCATTATTCATGATGCTCTTCAACAAGTTGAAATTACCAGATATTGGAATCCATTGGTAGAAACATATAATAAAATTCCATTTGTAGAAAAAATGAATCCGGATCTTGATGCATATGTAACAGACCGTGCTGTTTCGGGATTATTCTTAATGATAGAACAACAAGAAAAAGCCATTCGCAAAGATCCTAAGGCAAGGGTTAATGATATATTGAAAAGAGTGTTTGGGAATAGTTAGTTTTGATTGACGTTATTTAATTTTGGTCTGTCCCATTTAACTTTTTCTTGAATCTTAACTTTATATGTTTCTTTCACCTCCGGTTTAGGACCATGTTTAAACGGGGGTTGTGGTTTCAATCCCAACGATTGAAACATTTCCATATCTTTTTCGAATGAAGGATTGCCGGTAGTAAGCAACTTGTCTCCGGCAAAAATGGAATTTGCACCCGCCAAGAAACATAATGCCTGTGCTTCTTGACTCATAAAGAGACGCCCTGCCGAAAGTCTTACCTGTGATTTTGGCAATACAATACGCGTAGTAGCAATCATCCTTACCATTTCCCAAGTGGAAACGATGGGTTGGTCTTGCAGCGGAGTACCCTCCACAGGTACCAAAGCATTGATAGGCACTGAGTGTGGGTGTGGGCGCAACCTTGTCAAATGCAACAACATCTTTAACCGATCTTCAACTGATTCACCCATACCGATTATTCCACCGGAACAAATATGTACACCGGC encodes:
- the lpxK gene encoding tetraacyldisaccharide 4'-kinase, whose amino-acid sequence is MGSWRKILYPFSLFYGVGVWVRNLLYDTNVLKSYYFRKPVIVVGNLSVGGTGKTPHVEYISELLIKNHFKVAVLSRGYGRITTVFRYVNENSTPKEVGDEPLQIKRKFPEAIVAVDIDRVHGIEKIMKEHPEVDVFVLDDAFQHRRVRGSLNILLTDYSKLYKQDLLLPAGNLREWPSAANRADMVIVTKIPVVLSPIDEKRIKNELNFPKDIYFSRIDHIGPFPFNKSAEELIKSDLSGYTAILLTGIANPENYFYFLKNIFRDVIHFEFSDHHLFKESDLQKVIKKFNDHYSPKKVIVTTEKDIMRLNEPELKERLINYPVIYYSTTTVFPENYHQKFDQQILQHVKNFRN
- the deoD gene encoding purine nucleoside phosphorylase: MSKILETETFLRKYIQNTPDALVVLGSGLGGFVQQVEILESIPYKKIPNFPQVTVEGHGGNLIVAKIQNKHLIILQGRFHYYEGYDLSTAVYPLKVLHQFGIKNLLISNAAGGINPAYKPGDIMIIKDHIHFFPDNPLRGKNDDALGPRFPDMSLPYSRQLIDKAIQIAHETSIVPLHQGVYFSWQGPTYETIAEYKMIKFFEADAVGMSSTYEVIMGKYLGWNCFGVSVITNVLSENPQNKTTHDEVKDVSSIVQPKLGKLFKNLVLTM
- a CDS encoding CinA-like protein; the protein is MKAIIIAIGDEILIGQTTDTNSTFISSELNKIGVKVIEKRTIGDQKDIIKNTLHDCLQKADIIITTGGLGPTSDDKTLESIAEYFHQKLLINQEILDFITEKYVSRGLPLNKFNRRQALFPENAKVLWNYLGTAPGVYFHVNDKHVFLLPGVPAEMQQMMVQVIDHLSTLSDMAIIHQTVCTYGIPESVLAEMIQDWEKSLPEFLSLAYLPSFGEVKLRLSAFVNKNLSYDVKKSINQKIEELKHILKDKIYSLEDETIQEVIGKILRNKKQTLSCAESCTGGYLSHLITSIPGSSDYFMGSVVSYSNEVKMSVINVSENSLKNYGAVSEVVAIEMAKGVKELNKTDYALSTTGIAGPGGATPGKPVGTVWLACATPEKVVTKLLHLKGDRLTNIRRAAKLALFMLYEQIK